A segment of the Amycolatopsis thermophila genome:
GGGCCTGGCCGAGCTGCCCCGTCCCACCGGGCACGAGCACACTGAGCATCGTCACTTCCCCACCAGCGCGGCGCGGCTCTTCAACGGCTCCCACCACGCCCGATTGTCGGCGTACCAGCGCACCGTATCCGCCAGACCCTCGTCGAAGGAAACCCTCGGCGCGTACCCGAGCTCGGTGCTGATCTTGGTGATGTCCACCGAGTACCGCCGGTCGTGCCCCTTGCGGTCGGCGACCCGCTCGACGCGCTCCCAGCCGACGCCCACCGCGGCCAGCAGCCGCTCGGTCAGCTCCCGGTTCGTCAGCTCGGTCCCGCCGCCGATGTTGTAGATCTCCCCGCCACGGCCGCCGTCGGCGACCAGCTGGATGCCGTGGCAGTGGTCGTCCACGTGCAGCCAGTCACGGACGTAGAGCCCGTCACCGTAGAGCGGAACGGTCAGTCCGTCCAACAAATTGGTAACGAAAAGCGGGATGACTTTCTCCGGAAACTGATACGGACCGTAGTTGTTCGAGCACCGGGTCACGCACACGGGCAGCCCGTGGGTCCGGAAGTAGGAGCGGGCGATCAGGTCCGACGACGCCTTCGACGCGGAATACGGCGAATTCGGCTCCAGTACGTGATCTTCCGACCACGATCCGCTCTCGATCGAGCCGTACACCTCGTCGGTCGACACGTGCACGAACCTGCCGACCTCCGCCTCCAGCGCGGCCTGCAGCAGGGTCTGGGTGCCGAGCACGTTGGTGCGCACGAAATCCGCCGAGCCGAGGATCGAGCGGTCCACATGGGACTCCGCGGCGAAGTGGACGACCAGGTCAACGCCCTTCATGACCTCGGTGACCACCTCGGCATCGGCGATGTCGCCGCGCACGAAACGCAGCCGCGGCGAGTCCGCGACCGGCGCCAGGTTGGCCTCGTTGCCGGCGTAGGTGAGCTTGTCGAGCACCACCACCTCGGCGTCGGCCAGGGCCGGGTAGGCCCCGGACAGCGCCTGCCGGACGTAGTGCGAGCCGATGAAACCCGCACCCCCGGTCACCAGGACCCGCATCGCGCACTCCTCCACTTGATCGTCTTGGCCCGGCCCACGGCCGCTTCACTCACCCGAACAGTAATCTGGAGACAATCACTCGGGTCGGGGGCTGGGAGGGGAGTGAGCGTGACCGACGGGCTTACCACCCGCCTGGACGCCGCGGACGAGGTCACGTGGCCCGCGCGGCCCATTCCGTCTCCCAGACGGCGGGGCAACCGTATCGCCGTTGTCGCCCGTCGCGGTGGCAAGCTCATCGTCGCGCTCGTGTCGGTGGCCGTCCTGACCGTCACCTGGTACGGCTGGCAGTTCATCGGCGACCCGAACTCGGGCCTGTCCACCACCGGTGTGTTCGACGACGAGGAACTGCACGCGGTGCCGTTGGACGGCGCGATCGACATCCTGCTGGTCGGCATGGACAGCCGCACCGACGCGCAGGGCAACCCGCTGCCGCGCGAGGTGCTGGACATGCTGCACGCCGGCGACGCCGACGGCGAGAAGCAGACCGACACCATGATCCTCGTGCACATCCCGCAGGACGGGCGCCGCGCGGTGGCGATCTCGTTCCCGCGCGACTCGTGGGTCGAGCTGTCCGGCGGGTTCGGCAAGCACAAGCTCAACGGCGCGTTCGTCTACGCCTACAACGACAAGTTCCGGGAACTGCAGCAGCAGGGCGTCGATCTCGCCGACGCGGACGACCAGGCCAAGGTCGCCGGGCGGAAGAACCTGATCTCGACGCTGGAGACGTTCATCGGCAAACCAGGCATGATCGACCGCTACGCCGAGGTGAACCTCGCGAGCTTCTACGAGGTGACCCGTGCCCTCGGGGGCATCGAGGTGTGCCTGAAGGCGCCGGTGCGGGAACGCAAGTCCGGGGTCGATCTGCCCGCGGGGCGGCAGACGGTCGAAGGGGTGCAGGCGCTGGCGTTCGTGCGGCAGCGGTACGACCTGCCGAACGGCGACCTGGACCGCATCGCCCGGCAACAGGCGTTCCTGTCCGGGCTGGCCCGGAAGATGCTGTCCCGCGACGTGCTGGCCAACCCCGGCAAACTCGCCGACGTGATCAACGCCGTCAAGAAGTCGGTCGTGCTGTCCGACAACTGGGACCTGCCCGAGTTCGCGGCCCAGATGCGCGGGCTCAACGGCGGCAACATCGAGTTCCGGACCATCCCGGTGATCGGCAACGCGGTCATCGGCGGCGCGGACGTGGTGCGGGTCGACCCGGCGGCCGTGCACACCTTCGTGGACCAGCTCACGGCCGATCCCGGCACGCGCACGTCGACCT
Coding sequences within it:
- a CDS encoding LCP family protein, whose translation is MTDGLTTRLDAADEVTWPARPIPSPRRRGNRIAVVARRGGKLIVALVSVAVLTVTWYGWQFIGDPNSGLSTTGVFDDEELHAVPLDGAIDILLVGMDSRTDAQGNPLPREVLDMLHAGDADGEKQTDTMILVHIPQDGRRAVAISFPRDSWVELSGGFGKHKLNGAFVYAYNDKFRELQQQGVDLADADDQAKVAGRKNLISTLETFIGKPGMIDRYAEVNLASFYEVTRALGGIEVCLKAPVRERKSGVDLPAGRQTVEGVQALAFVRQRYDLPNGDLDRIARQQAFLSGLARKMLSRDVLANPGKLADVINAVKKSVVLSDNWDLPEFAAQMRGLNGGNIEFRTIPVIGNAVIGGADVVRVDPAAVHTFVDQLTADPGTRTSTSVTATSSPPSSSVPATSSRRVSSPPPATSSSASTTTSPPPPPITAGDVPCVN
- the rfbB gene encoding dTDP-glucose 4,6-dehydratase, translated to MRVLVTGGAGFIGSHYVRQALSGAYPALADAEVVVLDKLTYAGNEANLAPVADSPRLRFVRGDIADAEVVTEVMKGVDLVVHFAAESHVDRSILGSADFVRTNVLGTQTLLQAALEAEVGRFVHVSTDEVYGSIESGSWSEDHVLEPNSPYSASKASSDLIARSYFRTHGLPVCVTRCSNNYGPYQFPEKVIPLFVTNLLDGLTVPLYGDGLYVRDWLHVDDHCHGIQLVADGGRGGEIYNIGGGTELTNRELTERLLAAVGVGWERVERVADRKGHDRRYSVDITKISTELGYAPRVSFDEGLADTVRWYADNRAWWEPLKSRAALVGK